TTATTAAACCAGCAGCATAATTCGCTCAGTCAATTCTTTGCCAATGCCTTTCTGTTTTCACGTAACTATGTCCAAAAGCTGCAACAAAGCAGTCCCTTTGCCCATGATTTATCGGGACTATTGCAGCTCTACTATGATCAGAGCGCAACAAACAAATTAGAGAAAATTTTACAGGCGCAGCTACCCGACCAACTTGTTAAGTACGTTTGTACAACAGAGTGTAATGATATCGCTAATTTACAAATTGATACCGCTGCGCTTTTTTATCCACTTGCAGGCTGGTTAAGCCCGGTGCAAATGGTCCGGGCTATTTTCGCCAGCGCTAAACAGTTAGGTGAATTAACCATCCATTTAAATCAGCAACTACACTCTTTTAGTCACTCGCCAACGGGTTGTAAATTGCATTTTATGGAGCAACAACGAGAACATGACCTATTAATATTGGCCTGTGGATTCGAAACACTAAATTTTACCCAATGTCGCGCCATTCCGTTATCGGCAGCTCGTGGTCAAGTGACTCATATTGCAACCAATAACTGGCTTTCAAATTTACAAGTCCCCCTATGCCATGAAGGTTATTTAACACCACAATATGGAGGGAAACATTGTATGGGTGCGACGTTTAAGCGCCATATTATGGATCCATCTTTTGCACTTGATGAGCAACGTGAAAATAAACTTAAGCTGCAAAAATGTCTCCCCAACAGCGCATGGACGGAGACCATTGATTGTGACCATCAAGAGGCACATATCGGTATTCGCAGCACCACACGTGACCACTTCCCTTATGTTGGCGCATTAGCTGACTATGAAGCAACCAAAACGCTTTATGAAGATGCAGAAAAATCATTACCGGCGGAAAATGCGCCCTTTTATGAGAATATATTCATCTTAACCGGATTAGGCTCTCGTGGATTATGTTCAGCCCCCCTTGCCGCTGAAATACTTGCTAGCCAAATCGAGGGTTCGCCACTCCCCTTATCAAAAAACATATTAAATGCCATGCAAACAAATAGGCAGTGGGTGAATTACCTGCAAAAAGGTAAAAAAATGAAGATATAAGTAACGATAACGACCATAAGCTTTATATTCTTTCCCTTTACTCTTTGTTAAAAGGTAGAATTGCGTTAATCTACGCCCTCGACTTTAGGGAATGCTCCATGCGCGGCATAAACCTGACTAAAATATAGAATTAATGAGACATTATACAGTTTAATGAAATATTCCCGCGTTTTTATCAACAGCCTAGCTTACGAATTGGCACCAGAAGCCATTTCCAGTAACGAATTAGAAGCGCGTCTTGCGCCTTTATATCAAAAATTACGGATTCCTATGGGACAACTTGCTGCCTTAACGGGTATACAAGAACGTCGTTGGTGGCCAAGTAATCATCGTTTATCCGACGGTGCCATTGCTGCCGCTAAAAAAACCATTGCAGAAACCGATATTGATATCAATGATATTGGTGCCGTTGTTTATACTGGCGTCTGCCGAGATCAACATGAGCCAGCCACGGCCTGCCGAATAGCTGCTGAGCTTGGCGTTAACAACCATACTGCCATTTATGATATCAGTAATGCCTGCTTAGGCGTGTTAACAGGCATCTTAGATGTGGCTAATCGTATAGAGCTTGGACAGATCAAAGCGGGATTAGTCGTTTCCTGTGAATCTGCTCGCCATATCGTCGATATCACTATCGACAATATGCTAGAAAATCCAACCATTCAAAATTTTTCTCAATCCCTAGCAACACTGACGGGAGGCTCTGGCGCAGTGGCGGTTTTATTAACCGATGATAGTTTACCGCTCACCAATAGCCGTAAACATAAATTGCTCGGTGCCAGTCACCTTTCCGCGCCCGAGCACCATGACCTGTGTAAATGGGGCTTACAAGAAGTGGGTTTAAAACTGCATCGCGAGTTTATGCGCACTAATGCCGTGCCATTACTCAAAGAAGGGGTAGCACTTGCCTATAATACTTGGCAGCATTTTTTAACACAGCAAAATTGGATAAGCGAAAATGTTGACAAAGTTATTTGTCACCAAGTGGGCTCAGCCAATCAAAAGCAAGTCTTAGCTGCACTAAATATTCCTGCACACAAAGAGTTTCCGACCTATCAGAAACTTGGCAATATGGGTACAGTCTCTCTCCCTGTCACCGCAGCCATTGCCCATGAGCAAGGCTTTTTAAGCAAAGGTGACAAAGTAAGTTTTCTCGGTATAGGCAGTGGTCTTAACTGCATGATGTTAGGGTTGGAATGGTAAGATGAATTTAGATACTTTATTTCCCTTTAAACGTAATTACTTAAATCGTAATGGTCAAAAATATCACTATCTTAATGAAGGTAGTGGCGATCCGGTTGTTATGGTCCATGGTAATCCAAGTTGGTCTTTTTATTACCGCAATTTAGTTTCTGCATTAAGTGCCAATTATCAATGTATTGTCCCAGACCATATTGGCTGTGGTTTATCTGACAAACCGAGTGACAGCGATTATAAATATACCCTAAAAACACGTATCGATGACTTAGAAGCGTTGCTCGATTCTCTCAATGTTAAAGAGAATATTACCCTAGTTGTACATGACTGGGGAGGAATGATTGGACTGGGCTACGCAGCGCGCCACCCTGAACGTATCAAGCAGTTGGTGATATTAAACACCGCCGCTTTTCATATCCCAAAGAGTAAACGATTTCCGATGCCATTATGGATCTGTCGTAATACCCTATTGGGCACGGTGTTAGTGCGTGGTTTTAATGCCTTTTCTTCGATCGCATCCTATGTGGGTGTGAAGCGAAAACCGATGGCAAAGGCTATCCGTCAAGCCTATGTTATGCCCTTCAACTCTTGGAACAATCGCATTTCTACACTGCGTTTTGTACAGGATATTCCACTTTTCAGACGCGATGTGAATTATCAATTAGTTTCAGAAATAGAAGCTAGTCTCGCGCATTATCAAAACATCCCCACCCTCATCTGTTGGGGGCTGAAGGATTTCGTTTTCGACAAACATTTCTTAGCGGTATGGAAAGAGAAGTTACCACAGGCAGCGTGCCATGAATTCGCCGATTGTGGCCATTATATTCTTGAAGATGCCAGTGATGAGGTGATCCCGCTTATTGAACAATTTATGGCAGCCAATCATTGATGAGTAATACAAACCTTTGCCAACATCTGGTCAATGCAGCAAGTGAATTACCCGATGCGCTTGCCGTCGCAGTACAAACAAAAAAATTGACCAAATTAAGCTATCAAGAGATCAATTTTAAGCAACTAAATGAACGCTCCGATGCGATCGCCTTTGCGCTTAATCAATATGGTCTGAAGCGTGGCACAAAGGCGGTATTAATGGTTACACCCAGTATTGATTTTTTTGCACTCACTTTTGCACTTTTCAAAGCGGGCATCGTCCCTATTTTAGTGGATCCCGGCATGGGGATTAAAAATCTCAAACAATGTTTTATTGAAGCAAAACCAGAGGTTTTTATTGGTATCCCTAAGGCACATCTAGCGAGAAAACTATTTTCTTGGGGCAAAGAGAGTATTAAACAGACCATTAATGTGGGGGGAGTAAATCTTTTTGCTGATATTAGCCTCAACACCTTATTACGCCGCCATCAAAGCAATCGCTCTTATCAAATGGTACAACTTGCTGACCATGAAATGGCGGCTATCTTATTTACCAGTGGCAGCACTGGCAGCCCGAAAGGCGTTGTATATTCACATGCGATGTTTGAAGCACAAATAAATGTGCTTAAAAATGATTATGAAATTAAACAAGGTGAACGCGACTTAGCAACTTTTCCGCTATTTTCGCTTTTTGGCCCCGCACTGGGAATGGCTTCCATTGTACCTGATATGGATGCAAGCAAACCGATAACAGCCAATCCTAACCATATTTTTGCCGCAATTGAAAAGTATCAATGCACAAATTTATTTGCTAACCCCGCATTAATCGAACTATTAGGACAAGCAGGCAACAAACAGCAAATCAAATTATCTAGCATAAAACGAGTTATCAGTGCAGGAGCGCCTGCGACCTTGCCATCCATTGAACGCTTTACCAAATTGCTGTCAGGTAATAGCGAAGTGATTAACTCCTACGGTGCAACCGAGGCGTTACCAATCAGTAAAATTGCCAGTTCACAGCTATTACGTACCCATAGCATCACCGATACCGGTGGCGGTATTTGTGTCGGTTTACCCGTTGCAGGGGTGGACGTTAAAATCATCGCTATTAGCGATAAAATTATCGACAAATGGGACGATAGCCTTAGCTTACCCAGCTATGAAATTGGTGAGATTGTAGTAAAAGGACCGCAAGTAAGCGAGCGCTATTATCATCGCGATCAGGCAACACTGGCGAGTAAAATTATAGATGGTCAACAGGTACGTCACCGTATGGGTGATAGCGGCTATTTCGATGAACAGGGACGCTTATGGATGTGTGGACGCGCATCACACAGCGTACAAGCAACCATTAATGAGCAAGAAAAGCGCTTTTTTTCCATCTCCTGTGAGCGTATTTTCAACACCCACCAAGCGATTAAACGTAGTGCCTTAGTGAGTATTGAAGAAAATGGGAATATAGTGCCACTGTTGTGCATCGAGCTTAATCGTGACACGCATAAAAGCGCAAAAATGATTTTTACTGAATTGCGGCTAATTGCCGATAGACACACTCAAACGGTCGGTATTGAAAAATTTTTAGTGCACCCAAATTTCCCGATGGATATTCGCCATAACGCGAAAATATTTAGGGAAAAATTAGCTATTTGGGCGCAGCAACAAATCAATAAATAAGCGAAATTAACCATGTCATTTAACACGACTCCTGTATTCAATGAATTACATCCACAACAACAACTTGTACTAAAACAACTTTCAGGAAAGGTGAAACGTGTTTTTGTCACTGGTGCGGGTGGTTTTTTAGGTAAAGCTCTGTGCCGATTCTTACGCAGTGCTGATATACAAGTTGTGGGTTTTGCTCGTGGTGATTATCCAGAACTTCGGGCAATGGGGATCGAGCTAATACAAGGTGATATCTGTGATGAAATGGCTCTGTTAGATGCCATGCAAGATTGTGACCTGGTTTTTCATGTTGCCTCTAAAGCAGGGGTATGGGGGAGTAAAGATTCCTATTTCTTACCCAATGTACAGGGAACTGAAAACATAATCGCGGCATGTTTAGCACATAATATAAAACAGTTAGTCTATACCAGTACGCCAAGCGTTACCTTTTCTGGTGTTGATGAAGAAGGTATTGATGAATCGGCTCCCTATGCCGCACAGTTTTTAAATTTTTATGGCCTTTCGAAGGCAATTGCAGAGCAGAAAATTTTACAGGCCAATCATGAAAATCTTAAAACAACCGCCCTACGACCACACTTAATATGGGGGCCAGGTGATCCGCATTTAACGCCTAGGGTATTACAACGGGCAGAAGCCGGTAAACTAAAATTAGTCGGAAAAACGGACAAACTCGTTGATACGATTTACATCGATAATGCCGTTTACGGCCACCTACTCGCCGCTGTCGAATTATGCGCTAATGCCTCTCGCTGTACAGGTAAGGCTTACTTTCTAAGCAATGATGAGCCTATTTTGATGGCCGACATGCTAAATAAGATACTCGCTTGCAAAGAACTACCAGCGGTCAGCAAACGGGTCTCAACACAACTTGCATACTCTGTTGGAACATTGTTGGAGTGGATTTATATTGCCCTACGCAAACAACAGGAGCCAATTATGACGCGCTTTGTTGCAAGACAGTTATCAACGAGCCACTATTTTGATATCAGTGCGGCAAAGAGTGATCTTGGCTATGAAGCATTAATCTCGATTGATGAAGGGATGGAAAAACTCAAACCATCAATAAATGCCTAAACCACCATTTAATTCATTTTCGATCAAAAAAAGGCGGGTATCTAATTCGAGTTGATGATAATTAGGCAACATATAACAGCATAAATTATAAAATGCCTTGTTGTGCTCTT
This window of the Psychromonas sp. MME1 genome carries:
- the mnmC gene encoding bifunctional tRNA (5-methylaminomethyl-2-thiouridine)(34)-methyltransferase MnmD/FAD-dependent 5-carboxymethylaminomethyl-2-thiouridine(34) oxidoreductase MnmC → MYQGKSKLIQHAKIDWSDQSEPYSPEFQDIYFNTEEGLKESLYVFLAGNALPERWLKSTQPFFSIAETGFGTGLNFLITCLEFQKFKRENPEAPLKRLYFTSFELYPLSLADLQQALQRWPLLENFIAPLLAQYPLPLPGCHRITLDEFDITLDLWFGDVTTTLPTLYCYPSGLFDCWYLDGFAPSKNPEMWSNALFTQIAQTCKANATIATFTAAGFVRRGLTLAGFNMNKRKGYGKKREMLVGQLVSSPIKSILQGQHYRPTATTRSRDIAIIGGGISSACLSLALIKRGYKVTLYCQNSDIASGASGNQQGALYPLLNQQHNSLSQFFANAFLFSRNYVQKLQQSSPFAHDLSGLLQLYYDQSATNKLEKILQAQLPDQLVKYVCTTECNDIANLQIDTAALFYPLAGWLSPVQMVRAIFASAKQLGELTIHLNQQLHSFSHSPTGCKLHFMEQQREHDLLILACGFETLNFTQCRAIPLSAARGQVTHIATNNWLSNLQVPLCHEGYLTPQYGGKHCMGATFKRHIMDPSFALDEQRENKLKLQKCLPNSAWTETIDCDHQEAHIGIRSTTRDHFPYVGALADYEATKTLYEDAEKSLPAENAPFYENIFILTGLGSRGLCSAPLAAEILASQIEGSPLPLSKNILNAMQTNRQWVNYLQKGKKMKI
- a CDS encoding 3-oxoacyl-ACP synthase III is translated as MKYSRVFINSLAYELAPEAISSNELEARLAPLYQKLRIPMGQLAALTGIQERRWWPSNHRLSDGAIAAAKKTIAETDIDINDIGAVVYTGVCRDQHEPATACRIAAELGVNNHTAIYDISNACLGVLTGILDVANRIELGQIKAGLVVSCESARHIVDITIDNMLENPTIQNFSQSLATLTGGSGAVAVLLTDDSLPLTNSRKHKLLGASHLSAPEHHDLCKWGLQEVGLKLHREFMRTNAVPLLKEGVALAYNTWQHFLTQQNWISENVDKVICHQVGSANQKQVLAALNIPAHKEFPTYQKLGNMGTVSLPVTAAIAHEQGFLSKGDKVSFLGIGSGLNCMMLGLEW
- a CDS encoding alpha/beta fold hydrolase, which produces MNLDTLFPFKRNYLNRNGQKYHYLNEGSGDPVVMVHGNPSWSFYYRNLVSALSANYQCIVPDHIGCGLSDKPSDSDYKYTLKTRIDDLEALLDSLNVKENITLVVHDWGGMIGLGYAARHPERIKQLVILNTAAFHIPKSKRFPMPLWICRNTLLGTVLVRGFNAFSSIASYVGVKRKPMAKAIRQAYVMPFNSWNNRISTLRFVQDIPLFRRDVNYQLVSEIEASLAHYQNIPTLICWGLKDFVFDKHFLAVWKEKLPQAACHEFADCGHYILEDASDEVIPLIEQFMAANH
- the oleC gene encoding olefin beta-lactone synthetase, with protein sequence MSNTNLCQHLVNAASELPDALAVAVQTKKLTKLSYQEINFKQLNERSDAIAFALNQYGLKRGTKAVLMVTPSIDFFALTFALFKAGIVPILVDPGMGIKNLKQCFIEAKPEVFIGIPKAHLARKLFSWGKESIKQTINVGGVNLFADISLNTLLRRHQSNRSYQMVQLADHEMAAILFTSGSTGSPKGVVYSHAMFEAQINVLKNDYEIKQGERDLATFPLFSLFGPALGMASIVPDMDASKPITANPNHIFAAIEKYQCTNLFANPALIELLGQAGNKQQIKLSSIKRVISAGAPATLPSIERFTKLLSGNSEVINSYGATEALPISKIASSQLLRTHSITDTGGGICVGLPVAGVDVKIIAISDKIIDKWDDSLSLPSYEIGEIVVKGPQVSERYYHRDQATLASKIIDGQQVRHRMGDSGYFDEQGRLWMCGRASHSVQATINEQEKRFFSISCERIFNTHQAIKRSALVSIEENGNIVPLLCIELNRDTHKSAKMIFTELRLIADRHTQTVGIEKFLVHPNFPMDIRHNAKIFREKLAIWAQQQINK
- the oleD gene encoding 2-alkyl-3-oxoalkanoate reductase, yielding MSFNTTPVFNELHPQQQLVLKQLSGKVKRVFVTGAGGFLGKALCRFLRSADIQVVGFARGDYPELRAMGIELIQGDICDEMALLDAMQDCDLVFHVASKAGVWGSKDSYFLPNVQGTENIIAACLAHNIKQLVYTSTPSVTFSGVDEEGIDESAPYAAQFLNFYGLSKAIAEQKILQANHENLKTTALRPHLIWGPGDPHLTPRVLQRAEAGKLKLVGKTDKLVDTIYIDNAVYGHLLAAVELCANASRCTGKAYFLSNDEPILMADMLNKILACKELPAVSKRVSTQLAYSVGTLLEWIYIALRKQQEPIMTRFVARQLSTSHYFDISAAKSDLGYEALISIDEGMEKLKPSINA